In Candidatus Cetobacterium colombiensis, one genomic interval encodes:
- a CDS encoding DUF262 domain-containing protein, whose amino-acid sequence MKVKKLREIFQEEEEKKLILPNFQREFVWDSKQQKELLATFLVELPISSILLLKGTSSDFNYRKLCYSDEVEEAKDECLYLLDGQQRMSTLKAIFTDLFKFNEENKGEWEKKYSSTYGKIRNRWFLKVQSGDSENQDIFGYENLDFSCENLRKYTPSEIIDFIHEIKIYKTTNTNCWYHPKYSFQKTSEAAKVNEFANLCSEEKLIPLFGLNEGKNLQNKVVEKIANKRADEIVDEIDEYEEEEKIKQIKYYFKDIDSELNDEEALDEFEERKSNLKSALAAEWKTKITNFLDKLIEQEISVIEIEKNEISRGIAIFETINKGGTPLDNYDLIVAKAAKDSKLESLTQRIKKLVEEGINIPKNILPRENDIWNGLNIGVIEGQDELNKRFKNQYLRLISIFSHVEDPLNLNLYHIKRDKMFEMTTEQINDLTPKTIKSLLRALAFANYRLGVIKLGDLSFELMLSPIAYILSDDNNWKDKRAWDKIEYWYWTSIFIGRFRERQNIRSVEDLKTLHKWINLNKLDDQRVKELVEDNIDKVLNVESYSDLETLLNDSKTPSPVSRNLLGYILSLEPYDLLPGNHSEKLKTFEITESSKELEEHHLIPLGTETKYGELSSKIRNDKTHILNSILNRTLISKEANRKIRDMGFDRYMSDVQDMSRIGQMINRNLDKKHNENLDEYYRRVLEERYNTIKDTLLRELHQLSDR is encoded by the coding sequence TTGAAAGTAAAAAAACTAAGGGAAATATTTCAAGAAGAAGAGGAAAAGAAGCTTATTCTTCCAAATTTCCAAAGAGAATTTGTATGGGATTCTAAACAGCAAAAAGAATTATTAGCAACATTTTTAGTAGAATTACCAATAAGTAGTATTTTGCTATTAAAAGGAACTTCTAGTGATTTTAACTATAGAAAATTATGTTATTCAGATGAAGTAGAAGAAGCTAAGGATGAATGTTTATATTTATTAGATGGACAACAAAGAATGTCAACTTTAAAGGCTATATTTACAGACCTTTTCAAATTTAATGAAGAAAATAAAGGAGAATGGGAAAAGAAATACTCAAGTACTTATGGAAAAATAAGAAATAGATGGTTTTTAAAGGTGCAGAGTGGAGATTCTGAAAATCAAGATATTTTTGGATATGAAAATTTAGATTTTAGTTGTGAAAATTTAAGAAAATATACTCCAAGTGAAATCATTGATTTTATACACGAGATAAAAATATATAAAACAACAAATACCAATTGTTGGTACCATCCAAAATATAGTTTTCAAAAAACAAGTGAAGCAGCAAAAGTTAATGAATTTGCAAATCTATGTAGTGAAGAAAAATTAATACCTTTATTTGGTTTAAATGAAGGGAAAAATTTACAGAATAAAGTTGTAGAAAAAATAGCAAATAAAAGAGCTGATGAGATAGTGGATGAAATTGATGAATATGAAGAAGAAGAAAAAATAAAACAAATAAAATATTATTTCAAGGATATAGACTCAGAATTAAATGATGAAGAAGCTTTAGATGAATTTGAAGAGAGAAAAAGCAATCTAAAGTCAGCACTAGCAGCTGAATGGAAAACAAAAATTACTAATTTTTTAGATAAATTGATAGAACAGGAGATTTCAGTAATTGAAATAGAAAAAAATGAGATAAGTAGAGGAATAGCAATTTTTGAAACAATTAATAAAGGTGGAACACCTCTAGATAATTATGATTTGATTGTAGCGAAAGCTGCTAAGGATTCAAAATTAGAATCTTTAACTCAAAGAATAAAAAAACTTGTAGAAGAAGGAATTAATATTCCTAAGAACATCTTACCTCGTGAAAATGATATTTGGAATGGATTAAATATTGGAGTAATAGAAGGTCAAGATGAACTAAATAAAAGATTTAAAAATCAATACTTGCGTTTAATATCAATTTTTTCTCATGTGGAAGATCCATTGAATCTGAATTTATATCATATAAAAAGAGATAAAATGTTTGAAATGACAACGGAGCAAATTAATGATTTAACTCCCAAGACAATCAAATCTTTATTAAGAGCTTTGGCATTTGCAAACTATAGACTTGGAGTTATAAAATTAGGAGATTTATCTTTTGAATTAATGCTTTCACCAATTGCATATATTTTATCTGATGATAATAATTGGAAAGATAAAAGGGCTTGGGATAAAATCGAGTATTGGTATTGGACATCAATATTTATAGGAAGATTTAGAGAAAGACAAAATATAAGATCTGTAGAAGATTTAAAAACTCTTCACAAATGGATAAACTTAAATAAATTAGATGACCAAAGAGTAAAAGAATTAGTAGAAGATAATATAGATAAAGTTTTAAATGTTGAAAGTTATTCTGATTTAGAAACTTTATTAAATGATTCAAAAACTCCAAGTCCTGTTAGTAGAAATCTATTAGGATATATATTAAGTTTAGAGCCTTATGATTTATTACCTGGAAATCATTCAGAAAAACTAAAAACATTTGAAATAACTGAAAGTTCAAAAGAACTAGAAGAACATCATTTAATTCCTCTAGGAACAGAAACTAAATATGGAGAACTAAGTTCTAAAATAAGAAATGATAAAACACATATATTGAATAGTATTTTAAATAGAACTTTAATAAGTAAAGAAGCTAATAGAAAAATAAGAGACATGGGATTTGATAGATATATGAGTGATGTTCAAGATATGTCTAGAATAGGACAAATGATAAATAGAAATTTAGATAAAAAGCATAATGAGAATTTAGATGAATATTATAGAAGAGTTTTAGAGGAAAGGTACAATACAATAAAAGATACCTTATTAAGAGAGCTTCATCAATTAAGTGATAGATAG
- a CDS encoding phosphoadenosine phosphosulfate reductase domain-containing protein, which produces MKNEDLKMYWDFEKNVPLILEENSDFLEVAKDLRPVFLQEKWLLINLFPQKLDNNFLEKSVWATKQNRYIVDGKMIDVIPTSKFKSMKQDELENVRKNILEFSITEEHIKKEKEIFEAFIIANKNRFNYLVKSEAKDDEEQFIGAIPFIVETFKKYEDRITLVSFSGGKDSTVVSHLVRLALNNPSILHIFGDTTLELPKSYEYVKRFQEDNPFTPFFEERNEENNFFEMCEEIGPPSRVKTWCCSIFKTGPMGTTLANFDENILTFLGLRRGESASRSKYKKVSQSPKILKQMVASPIIDWTDLDVWLYILSENLDFNDSYRQGFARVGCWVCPNNGTWSELLSSIYNSEEYDKWYGFLVDFSKKIGKVDYEDYVKDGKWKARQGGEGLEKSTDILVESKECVNEKNSKTFILNKSVNEDFVQLFKPFGTLKIMGKNRISELIILDRKSNPLFKIMYKDDDNEVKVTIMKSEDKYIFNKIQKQFNKFNSCLYCQGCNSACPTGAIYVSNGKYIIDEKKCVNCLKCIDKFDSGCLIASALKIKKR; this is translated from the coding sequence ATGAAAAATGAAGATTTAAAAATGTATTGGGACTTTGAAAAAAATGTTCCACTAATATTAGAAGAAAATAGTGATTTCTTAGAAGTGGCAAAAGATTTAAGACCAGTATTTTTACAAGAAAAATGGCTTTTGATAAATTTATTTCCACAAAAGTTAGATAATAATTTTTTAGAAAAATCTGTATGGGCAACAAAACAAAATAGATATATTGTAGATGGGAAAATGATTGATGTAATTCCTACATCTAAATTTAAGAGCATGAAACAAGATGAATTAGAGAATGTTAGAAAAAACATTTTAGAATTTTCAATAACTGAAGAGCATATAAAAAAAGAAAAAGAAATATTTGAAGCTTTTATAATAGCTAATAAAAATAGATTTAATTATCTTGTAAAAAGTGAAGCAAAAGACGATGAAGAGCAATTTATAGGTGCAATACCTTTTATAGTTGAAACTTTTAAAAAATATGAAGATAGAATAACTTTAGTTTCTTTTTCTGGAGGAAAAGATTCCACAGTAGTTTCTCATTTAGTGAGGTTAGCATTAAATAATCCAAGTATTTTACATATATTTGGAGATACAACTTTAGAGTTACCAAAATCATATGAATATGTAAAAAGGTTTCAAGAAGATAATCCTTTTACGCCTTTTTTTGAAGAAAGAAATGAAGAAAATAATTTCTTTGAAATGTGTGAAGAAATTGGACCTCCAAGTAGAGTGAAAACATGGTGCTGTTCAATTTTTAAAACAGGACCTATGGGAACAACATTGGCAAATTTTGATGAAAATATATTGACGTTTTTAGGATTAAGAAGAGGAGAATCAGCTTCAAGATCAAAATATAAAAAAGTATCTCAAAGTCCAAAAATTTTAAAACAGATGGTAGCATCTCCAATTATTGATTGGACTGATTTAGATGTTTGGTTATATATATTATCTGAAAATTTAGACTTTAATGATTCTTATAGACAAGGGTTTGCAAGAGTAGGTTGTTGGGTTTGTCCAAATAATGGAACTTGGTCAGAGCTATTATCATCAATTTATAATTCAGAAGAGTATGATAAATGGTATGGATTTTTAGTTGATTTTTCTAAAAAAATAGGAAAAGTTGATTATGAAGATTATGTAAAAGATGGAAAATGGAAAGCTAGACAAGGTGGAGAGGGATTAGAAAAAAGTACAGATATATTAGTTGAATCTAAAGAATGTGTAAATGAAAAAAATTCAAAAACATTTATTCTTAATAAATCAGTTAATGAAGATTTTGTACAACTTTTTAAACCATTTGGAACTTTAAAAATCATGGGAAAAAATAGAATATCTGAACTTATTATTTTAGATAGAAAAAGTAATCCTTTATTTAAAATAATGTATAAAGATGATGATAATGAAGTTAAAGTAACTATAATGAAAAGTGAAGACAAATATATATTTAATAAAATTCAAAAGCAATTTAATAAATTTAATAGTTGTTTATATTGTCAAGGATGTAATTCCGCTTGTCCAACAGGAGCTATTTATGTGAGTAATGGAAAATACATAATTGATGAAAAGAAATGTGTAAATTGTTTAAAATGTATAGATAAATTTGATTCAGGGTGTTTAATTGCGTCAGCATTAAAGATAAAAAAGAGGTAA
- a CDS encoding DEAD/DEAH box helicase family protein, whose translation MNSFEILDLKTSYRSDNDDIYCDFFEKCLKNSISYDRAVGYFTSDSLCLLLEGIENLIKNNGLMRVVTSPKLSEKDLEIIKKIDDIEVINLKIEKELEKFYSGKEEDITKIFSWLLSKNILQLKIAYQKNHFGIYHEKFGIFRDVKNNKIAFSGSVNETIGGMSRNFESIDVYSSADGKKDLERIENKEKDFEKLWSNETNKIEVIDLSEAIKKNIISKAPTDEEIKVILNKKHKKNLLKGLSKPEWLMVREYQSEAFKSWKNNNFKGILEMATGSGKTLTALNIMREVSKEKRMFFIVVCPQTYLVRQWSEEIKEFGIKSVICNSENKNWKDEINRKLFLLNENQEDAVVAVVTNKTLQNISFLRAIRRIKKEIMIVVDECHNIGSSSFEDFLEKEELKKISMRLGLSATPDRQGDQKGNEIIEKYLGNVVFQFSLEDAIKGGFLTNYKYYPYFVTLTEEEEEEYIELSKKISSMSFSKPSNIKDRKKESTPLEMLLFKRARLLNLTNNKVDKLLEIIDEDSFNNLIYVGAGKSRSEYEDNEQKFIDKTIDIISEKLNFKLMKFTSQESKEEREEVIGKFVKKDINAVVAIKCLDEGINIPSIERAYILGSTGNYREYVQRRGRILRKAEGKDIAEIHDFLIIPRSYENYEPIQDSNFNYEKKLIEGELKRLQEYNSLALNKYRNESELKKIKEFYGI comes from the coding sequence ATGAATTCATTTGAAATATTAGATTTAAAAACGTCGTATAGAAGTGATAATGATGATATTTATTGTGATTTTTTTGAAAAATGTTTAAAAAATTCAATTTCTTATGATAGAGCTGTAGGATATTTTACAAGTGATAGTTTGTGTTTGTTATTAGAGGGAATCGAAAATCTTATAAAAAATAATGGTTTAATGAGAGTTGTGACATCTCCTAAATTATCCGAAAAAGATTTGGAAATTATTAAAAAAATAGATGATATAGAAGTAATTAATTTAAAAATAGAAAAAGAATTAGAAAAATTTTATTCTGGAAAAGAAGAAGATATTACAAAGATATTTTCTTGGTTACTTAGTAAAAATATACTTCAATTAAAGATAGCTTATCAAAAAAATCATTTTGGAATATATCATGAGAAGTTTGGGATATTTAGAGATGTAAAAAATAATAAGATAGCTTTCTCAGGGTCAGTTAATGAAACTATTGGAGGAATGAGTAGAAACTTTGAATCGATAGATGTTTATTCATCAGCAGATGGAAAAAAGGATCTAGAAAGAATAGAAAATAAAGAGAAGGATTTTGAAAAACTTTGGTCTAATGAAACAAATAAAATTGAAGTAATTGATTTAAGTGAAGCAATAAAAAAAAATATAATTTCAAAAGCTCCAACAGATGAAGAAATAAAAGTAATTTTAAATAAAAAACATAAAAAAAATTTATTAAAAGGTTTATCTAAACCTGAGTGGTTAATGGTTAGAGAGTATCAAAGTGAAGCTTTTAAAAGTTGGAAAAACAACAACTTTAAAGGAATATTAGAGATGGCAACTGGAAGTGGAAAAACATTAACAGCTTTAAATATAATGAGAGAAGTATCTAAAGAAAAAAGAATGTTTTTTATAGTAGTTTGTCCTCAAACATATTTGGTAAGACAGTGGTCAGAGGAAATTAAAGAATTTGGGATAAAATCTGTAATCTGTAATTCAGAAAATAAAAATTGGAAAGATGAAATAAATAGAAAACTATTTTTATTAAATGAAAATCAAGAAGATGCTGTAGTTGCAGTTGTGACAAATAAGACATTACAAAATATATCTTTTTTAAGAGCAATAAGAAGAATAAAAAAGGAGATTATGATAGTAGTTGACGAATGTCATAATATTGGAAGTTCTAGTTTTGAAGATTTTTTAGAAAAAGAAGAATTAAAAAAAATATCTATGAGACTGGGATTATCAGCAACACCAGATAGACAAGGAGATCAAAAAGGAAATGAAATTATAGAAAAATATTTAGGAAATGTTGTTTTTCAATTTTCTTTAGAAGATGCTATAAAAGGTGGATTTTTAACAAATTATAAATACTATCCTTATTTTGTTACTTTAACAGAAGAAGAAGAGGAAGAATATATAGAATTGAGCAAAAAAATATCCTCAATGAGTTTTTCTAAACCCTCAAATATAAAGGATAGAAAAAAAGAATCAACTCCTTTAGAGATGCTTTTATTTAAAAGAGCTAGATTGTTAAATTTAACAAATAATAAAGTAGATAAATTATTAGAAATTATTGATGAAGATAGTTTTAATAATTTAATATATGTTGGAGCTGGAAAAAGTAGAAGTGAGTATGAGGATAACGAACAAAAATTTATAGATAAAACAATAGATATTATATCGGAAAAATTAAATTTTAAACTTATGAAATTTACATCTCAGGAATCGAAAGAGGAGAGAGAAGAGGTAATTGGAAAATTTGTTAAAAAAGATATAAATGCTGTTGTAGCTATAAAATGTTTAGATGAAGGAATAAATATTCCATCAATAGAAAGAGCTTATATTTTGGGAAGTACGGGGAATTATAGGGAGTATGTTCAAAGAAGAGGAAGAATATTAAGAAAAGCAGAAGGTAAAGATATAGCAGAAATACATGATTTTTTAATTATTCCTAGAAGTTATGAAAATTATGAACCTATACAAGACTCAAATTTTAACTATGAAAAAAAATTAATTGAAGGTGAATTAAAAAGACTTCAAGAATATAATTCGTTAGCTTTAAATAAATATAGAAATGAAAGCGAATTAAAAAAAATAAAAGAATTTTATGGAATATAG
- a CDS encoding AAA family ATPase — protein MIFKSIILENFRPYFGKVKLEFCNGDKNITLLKAENGSGKTTLLEAIRWGLYGGKLDLTSGDPKEFGAASFINKKYLEENKRKASARVILNIVGKVSEDKEEQEYKITREIAFENDIYAGVKLALESKDGKVTSDKSEAHCQELINRLLPKEINFFIDGERLNKIAPEKINQKKLKKENVEAIKESVNRVLGIKSLENAILDTSKVCSQFEKIYLESNNSNKSIIELEEKLKKIQYQKQSKLKEKYEKTEEIESLNYEKEKINNKIDEILEKIKSDEKDRDRVDYLRIEQKKLEKILESSQKKYEICLSVKGMEIISSKILANGFQVIKEKKDKGEIPSRYEKEFLEELLDLKECICGASLEKDTNNYLKIIEKLKNSTSRENKEKVNEVYFLLKDIEKIDFLENLKNIKSEIYKIENKIADIDDEIKVLLENDDYNSLVVLQEYKKLLLEKEEEKITLHRSIGALDLEIENIEKQLNSFVKEKTEADKKNVKFKKERINRDFSKKILLNLETLKKYKEAQGREGLREKIEEVYSRINKKGYKAELTDDFEFKIFDNDGKEAGTGGGETKNKALAFIGGLVYYAKELNREKNKSALDSNGGIYPLVLDAPYGDLDNEYRMDFTKMLPLLSEQIIVMVSSGQWSKAIEDVIKDKIGKKYILENKRRTGMDKRFDITNAIEEI, from the coding sequence ATGATATTTAAAAGTATAATATTAGAAAATTTTAGACCATATTTTGGGAAAGTTAAGTTAGAATTTTGTAATGGTGACAAGAATATAACACTTTTAAAGGCTGAAAATGGTTCAGGGAAAACAACACTTTTAGAAGCTATAAGATGGGGATTATATGGAGGAAAACTTGATTTGACATCTGGAGATCCAAAAGAGTTCGGAGCAGCTAGTTTTATAAATAAGAAGTATTTAGAAGAAAATAAAAGAAAAGCTTCAGCAAGAGTAATTCTAAATATTGTTGGGAAAGTTTCTGAAGATAAAGAAGAGCAAGAATATAAGATAACAAGAGAGATTGCTTTTGAGAATGATATTTATGCAGGAGTAAAATTAGCTTTAGAGTCAAAAGATGGAAAGGTAACAAGTGACAAATCAGAAGCTCACTGCCAAGAGCTAATAAATCGTTTATTGCCAAAAGAAATTAATTTCTTTATAGATGGAGAGAGACTTAATAAAATAGCTCCAGAAAAAATAAATCAAAAAAAATTAAAAAAAGAAAATGTTGAAGCAATAAAGGAATCAGTTAATAGAGTTTTGGGAATAAAGAGTTTAGAAAATGCTATTTTAGACACTTCAAAAGTATGTAGTCAATTTGAAAAAATATATTTAGAAAGCAATAACTCAAATAAAAGTATTATAGAATTAGAAGAAAAATTAAAGAAAATTCAGTATCAAAAGCAAAGTAAATTGAAAGAAAAATATGAAAAAACTGAAGAGATAGAATCATTAAATTATGAAAAAGAAAAAATTAATAATAAAATTGATGAAATTTTGGAAAAAATAAAGAGTGATGAAAAAGATAGAGATAGAGTAGATTATTTAAGAATAGAACAAAAAAAATTGGAAAAAATATTGGAGAGTAGTCAAAAGAAGTATGAAATATGCTTATCTGTAAAGGGTATGGAAATAATTTCTTCAAAAATATTAGCTAACGGGTTTCAAGTAATAAAAGAAAAAAAAGATAAGGGAGAGATTCCTTCAAGATATGAAAAAGAGTTTTTAGAAGAGTTGTTAGATCTAAAAGAGTGCATATGCGGAGCATCATTAGAAAAAGATACAAATAATTATTTAAAAATAATAGAAAAATTAAAAAATTCTACATCAAGAGAAAATAAAGAAAAAGTAAATGAAGTCTATTTTCTTTTAAAAGATATAGAAAAAATAGATTTTTTAGAAAATTTAAAAAATATAAAATCAGAGATTTATAAAATTGAAAATAAAATTGCAGATATTGATGATGAAATAAAAGTTTTATTAGAAAATGATGATTATAATTCATTAGTTGTTTTGCAGGAGTATAAGAAATTATTACTTGAAAAAGAAGAAGAAAAAATTACTTTACATAGAAGTATAGGAGCTTTAGATTTAGAAATAGAAAATATTGAAAAACAATTAAACTCTTTTGTAAAAGAAAAAACAGAAGCGGATAAGAAAAATGTAAAGTTTAAAAAAGAGAGAATAAATAGAGATTTTTCAAAAAAAATTTTATTAAATCTGGAAACTTTAAAAAAATATAAAGAAGCTCAAGGAAGAGAAGGATTAAGAGAAAAAATAGAAGAAGTTTATTCTAGAATAAATAAAAAAGGTTATAAAGCTGAATTAACAGATGATTTTGAATTTAAAATATTTGATAATGATGGAAAAGAGGCGGGAACCGGCGGAGGAGAAACTAAAAATAAAGCTTTAGCTTTTATAGGTGGACTAGTTTATTATGCAAAGGAATTAAATAGAGAAAAAAATAAATCTGCTTTAGATTCTAATGGTGGAATATATCCTTTAGTGTTGGATGCTCCATATGGAGATTTAGATAATGAATATAGAATGGATTTTACAAAAATGCTGCCACTTTTATCAGAGCAAATAATTGTTATGGTTTCTTCTGGGCAATGGAGTAAAGCGATAGAAGATGTTATTAAAGATAAAATTGGAAAAAAATATATTTTAGAAAATAAAAGAAGAACAGGAATGGATAAAAGATTTGATATAACAAATGCAATAGAGGAGATTTAA
- a CDS encoding V-type ATP synthase subunit I domain-containing protein: MKILKELFRDKKLEEELKQELKETKEKYEFLKIEFTKLLKSENNLRTELEKNQEKFSKEIRILSKEKDELKEKSLRKEIELRNEFIKEDKLRENAQKLKLAAEELEEKYYEEKKEQEIILKELNNLKESFKKEVLNKETLELKNKELEIAVESLNKECSEEKIEKQRILEDFNKKVDELENSFEKIRILSKEKVNLEKNIIKLEKLNFDLENYFDKKNEKILNENKFLNENLLKNKKIIAYYNDYIKEFENTEAIFDLEDKVVELEQKLFEAIKEKKELENELKNKKEMKISFKQQTIELNDLKKDSILPKEKKDDKNRLVLVGNWISYEEYMKNKNNLINLLKKFTHKDFKEIYLEGKKRKIMNSSYEKEFTNLLARFHLKLSINEIDLKKIELFYKKLMNEIHKNKNINNLNTIKFEKNTFKEEKELLIDKSVADILF; this comes from the coding sequence ATGAAAATATTGAAAGAATTGTTTCGAGATAAAAAGTTGGAAGAAGAATTAAAGCAAGAACTAAAAGAGACAAAAGAGAAATATGAATTTTTAAAAATAGAATTCACTAAGCTATTAAAATCTGAAAATAATTTAAGAACTGAATTAGAAAAAAATCAAGAAAAATTTTCAAAAGAAATAAGAATATTATCTAAAGAAAAGGATGAATTGAAAGAAAAATCTTTAAGAAAAGAGATAGAATTAAGAAATGAATTTATAAAAGAAGACAAATTAAGAGAAAATGCTCAAAAATTAAAATTAGCAGCAGAAGAGTTAGAAGAAAAATATTATGAAGAAAAAAAAGAGCAAGAAATAATCTTAAAAGAGTTAAATAATTTGAAAGAAAGTTTTAAAAAAGAAGTTTTAAATAAAGAAACTTTGGAATTAAAGAATAAAGAATTAGAAATAGCGGTAGAAAGCCTGAATAAAGAATGTAGTGAAGAGAAAATAGAGAAACAGAGAATATTAGAAGATTTTAATAAAAAAGTAGATGAATTAGAAAATAGTTTTGAAAAAATAAGAATTTTAAGTAAAGAAAAAGTAAATTTGGAAAAAAATATAATAAAATTGGAAAAGTTAAATTTTGATTTAGAAAATTACTTTGATAAAAAAAATGAAAAAATATTGAATGAAAATAAATTTTTAAACGAGAATTTACTAAAAAATAAAAAAATAATAGCCTATTATAATGACTATATAAAAGAATTTGAAAATACTGAAGCAATATTTGATTTAGAAGATAAGGTAGTTGAATTAGAACAAAAATTATTTGAAGCTATTAAAGAAAAGAAAGAATTAGAAAATGAATTAAAAAATAAGAAAGAAATGAAAATATCATTTAAACAACAAACTATTGAATTAAATGATTTAAAAAAAGATTCTATACTACCAAAGGAAAAAAAAGATGATAAAAATAGGCTTGTATTAGTTGGAAATTGGATTAGTTATGAAGAATATATGAAAAATAAAAATAATTTAATAAATCTATTGAAAAAATTTACACATAAAGATTTTAAAGAGATTTATCTAGAGGGTAAAAAAAGAAAAATAATGAATTCATCTTACGAAAAAGAATTTACAAATTTATTAGCAAGATTTCATTTAAAATTATCAATTAATGAAATTGATTTAAAAAAAATTGAACTTTTTTATAAAAAACTTATGAATGAAATACATAAAAATAAAAATATTAATAATCTAAATACAATCAAATTTGAAAAAAATACTTTCAAAGAAGAAAAAGAATTATTAATAGATAAAAGTGTAGCAGATATATTATTTTAA